From the Argentina anserina chromosome 3, drPotAnse1.1, whole genome shotgun sequence genome, the window ccgtagtaaataaaaattacatttacatttaccgtacacagtaaattaccaaaatacccttctgtcaaaaccgttcccaccgccgcacgtggcggcgcgtggggcacacgcgccacccgtcGGCaagcggcgcgtggggctcactcgcCGAAGCCACCCACGGcgcgtgtgacgccaccgccggtCCAAAATCATCCTCCTTCTACCTCCGCCCTTCTCACGggctcacgccgcccctaggctactccacactccaacacgcgccgcctctaggcggcggtgaTCCTCCCCTTCTTCCTTCTCCGATCCCTCTCCAAACACACCAACAAATCACCACAACAATCACATAATCATTCCTAGCATCTATCTCACCTCAATCGATGGTGGGGAACTCGTCTCGAGCTCGGTGGTGGCGAGGTGGATCGGCGCTGCGGCTTGCAGCGACTGTGGCGACGTCGGGGGTCCTCACGGGGGCGAAGCAAGTGCTGGCAGGCTGGAGGGTGACTGCCTAGGTCCTTGCGACGTCGATAGGCGGGGCGGTGCAGGCCACGGGGAGCTGGAGGCcggagatcggggagagagagtgaaggtcggggagagagagagagaaagagagagagagagagagagagagagagagagagagagagagagagagggaagagggaggcgggctgAAGagggggtttccaattatgggaaccctagctcTAAATCATTCCTTATATACCCCCtctcaaaatcggaaactaacttccgtcgttaataacttttacgtacgtcgtccgattcgaacgcgtcacatatctacgcactcgtatcgacgagctctacaactttcgtgaaggaagttttcgcaaccgatcgacgaaataaaagtcgatataaacgttacggaaatgtaacgtttttcaatttaaacgttccgagaacgtttccgtttctcgtttactaacgtcgcaaccaaatacgttcattctaataaaattcgaaattttatagaattccaaatcaaactaacattgtttaaaatttagggttattacattatttcattattaaatatgaataaatatttaatgacaatactgtcactcaaatacaagacatgtgacttaaaattggatggaaaacattaaatttaacggatgaggtgcaaatcggcaatttttaccaaatttatgaggcaaattgactcaaatgcaagttcgaggTATAAACTGACATTTATAACtaaatttggggtgcaaattgacatttttgccGGTATTTTAGGGTTTACGAGTTTGATAGGTcaaaaaatgaattaaaaGCCTGGGAAATTGGATCATGAACTTGTGTGGCTATTCATCCAAAATGTGCAAAGCCTCAAAGTTGATTAAAACtatgaaaattgaaatcagATACTCAAAATTATGACTAGAAAAAGGTATAAAGCATAAACGTTGGCTTTTAGGCCTACATATTAAGCTTGGATGATCAACCTATATCAAAACTAGATTCTTTACCCACATGACCTTGAAGGGTGGCTACAAAAACATAATCACGTTATTAGGTTTCCTCATATGATCAAACAAATTTGATTGTCCTAAGTAGTAATAGTTCGGACTAGTTCCACTCCCCCAAGACCCAAAGATCGACTAGCTCTACCAATCGTTTAGCTATGGACTAGACGATATTTTATCTCCAATCTTCTAAGAAGAGGTAGGTCTTTGTCAGAACACAGAAGAGATCTTTTAAATTGTATTGAATAAATCTTATTTGCTTCCAAATTACTAATAATCTGGATTTGCAGCTATTCCCTGAATCAATTTATGATTATCTAACAGATAATAATGAGATCGCATAAAGATACATGATAGAAGAGTTTTGACTTGTTCCTCAAGCTAGGCTGGATATTCCCTATCATATTCTTTCTAATTGTAAGACAACAAAATAAGATCGAGAGGCAAGCTTGGAAGCCCATCCTGAATTCCTGATAATTAATGCATGCTTGTATATTAATCAAGACAACAAATATTCTTTCTAAATCTTTACACTAATAATAAAAACGAAGATCTAGTTTGTTTTAATATTATAAGAACTGTAAGGTAATGGCTCCCATGGCGATCCTTGTACATATCCCATTATCGGATAtgaatgcatgcatgcatgcatatatttaagGATTATGGTGAATATTTCCTGGTTTCGTATTGGTGAGTATAGATGCTGACGCATTCAACTACATTTGAATTAGTAACTAATTATAAGACAAATTAAATCTACTATGAGCTGGACTAGTGGATTATCATAAATCTCAGaggattttattttatttttcatagaAATAAATCTCCCAGGATCAATTTCTGAAAAGGATTACCACAATGGAAGATCACCAGCCTCTTCCGACGATGATCATATTTGCTCATAATGAAGCAAAAATAATATCATATCACAAACACCAAAAAATACGACAAATTTGATTCCTTGCCTAATTTTAAAATTCTGGTTCGTCTATATATGCTCGGTAATACTTTGCTCTCTGCATTAGAATTCAACCAACTCTCTTCTTGATTTGGTTTGTTGAGAGATTAGAGAATGTCTGCTGTAACAATGGGGTTAAACAGTGATGAAAAGCCACATGTTTTGGCTGTTGATGACAGTGTTTTGGATCGTAAAATCATCGAGAGGTTACTCACCAATTCTTCATGCAAAGGTATATACTACTATCTTATATATTGATTAcactatcttcttcttttgttcatGTTTGAGTTGCGATTTGCGATTATGGGtctatcctttttttttcccgaACTGATATATACTGGGTTTGAAAGATTAACTTCAGTAATGATATTTGGCTTCCTCTATTGCAGTGACAACAGCAGAAAATGCACATGGAGCACTGGAGCTGTTGGGTTTGGCAGATGGGCAACAGAACTTTTCTAACACTGTTAGTGGCAGCTTCTTCAACTCTGCAAATTTTCTTATCGAAAGTTTTTATCGGTAACGATGGAATTCAAATTTTATGCATTTAACATGATAATCACCGATGGAATTCAAATTTTCTTATCGGCTCGCAGGTTTCCGGCGTTAACATGATAATCACCGATTACTGCATGCCAGGAATGACAGGATACGAACtactaaaaaaaatcaaggtACTGTAAAATTCATGATAAATCAAGGTACCTCCTAATTAGTGATGTCTTAGCATTTCTCTGACGCTAAAATATTCCCCATTTGAACAGGAATCACCAACAGCGAAGGAGATACCGGTAGTTGTTGTATCATCTGAGAACGTACAGACTCGGATTGAAAAGTAAGTTACTTGCGATTGAAATACATATCTGTTATGTATACTCTTCTTTGTACACCAGTTCATTGATCCCTTAATTTTCTTGACATGAACAGGTGTCTTGAGGAAGGAGCTGAAGAGTTCTTGCTGAAGCCTCTTCGACAATCGGATGTTAAAAGATTGAAAGGCCATCTAGCGAAGGATGGAAGCCCTGCTGATGAGGAAATGTTCTGTGTGGGAAGATGATTCTAGTTTCTTATCAAGTCCAAGATTATacgagaaaaagaaaaaagaaaaaagaaattagcAGACATCTAACAGTCACATCCATACGTCAAACCCTTGCTTGATTCATTGTAacctgtttttttgttttgtttcaacTCCTACTTTCAATTCATTTGTATACAGTCGAAAGAACTCGACCCTTCCTTTCTGCTCCTTTGTGTTACTCTTATAATGGACATTAGATAGCATTTTTAGTAGCAACAGAAGTTCCAAATTACTACTAGATCTGATGGCAGCTTCTAATTCAGTTATTGATTACACATTATATGATATTAACAAGGGAATATATCCACCTGACGTGCCAAAGATGCTACGTATTCTTCATGTTACTCTGTGCAGCTGCATCCTTTAATACCTTCTGCACACAGAGAAACTGAAGAACATAGCTCTGAAGCATCATAACCTGGGAAGATGAGTTAGCGAATTCACTTTGTCGTTTGATTTCCCTCTTTATTTCCTGAGGCTCAGAATCTTCCATTTCTGTATTAACAAATGAATGAATCATATTACTGAtcagaaaatttgaaaaattaaaCCAAGGTATAAATACCTTTGTTCCGACTTTGACATGGAAGAGGAATTCCTGAGTGATGGGATTCTCTGTCCACAATACAACCCTCTCAGTTTGACATACAGATCAGATAGTGATaagtagaaagaaaaaaaaactattgtaTCTGGTGCAACTTACACTTTTTCATCCACTGTATTTTGAACTTTATCTGGGCTCTTCAGAAATGATGATGCCTCCTCTGCATGGTCAGGCATATAGGTTGCTTTTATACTTTCCTCTAGTCCTGAATCCTCATCCCTGGCGTTACTGCATACGCTGTTTTTGTCCTTTGATTGTAAAGCACTTGCTGCATCTTCACTTACCTTGAACAAGTTCTTCAGAATAGCATTTTCTTGCTCCTGCCTAGAATTCTCTTTAGGCTGGAATTTTGATTTCCCCTCCTCGGCCTTGCTAAAACTCTCCTGTGCTGAAAAATCAGGAGATGGGGTCTGATCATGTGAGCATGCTAAAAGATCTGATTTTCTTGGTCCAAAACCAATGTTAGAGGTCACAGGAGGAGAATCATGAAATGCAAATCTCTGCGAGATAAAACTGCCTGAAGGTGAACTTGTTACAGGTTCACAGTGCTGGGAAGATGTGGCATCCAAATCTGGGGAATCAAATGCAATGAAAGGATCTCGAGATAAAGGCTTAGAGCCTGCTGGTGGATAATAATTTTGACGGAAAGAACTGGACCCTGAATTTATATCAACTGACATGTATCTTTCCTCAGACCACCAATTGTGGTCTGGGGTTGACTTTTTCTGGAAAGGAGTGTTTGAGTGGTGGGAGGGTTTCATCAAAGATGATTTTGATATATTTCTACATTTCCCTGAACCATGTGAAATATTCTCCTGCTGAAAAAAGTCCCTGCTTCTGTCTTGTGTCATTTCCGTAGAAGTTATGTCCACATGATACTTATAATCAGGCTCGGCAAATGAATTGACATGTCTCCTCTTGCTGTGTTTTCTGGTTGATCTTGGCAGTGAATCATCGGTTGCATTGACCCTCACTGACATTAATGGGAACAAAAGTAGTTTCAGTTAtaagaaataagattatgaagtTGGCAAAATCAGAAAGTAATACTACATTATCCAATACTATTAAGCAATAGATATATACCTGCACTTGATGAGCATGACTCCTCACTGCCAAAAGACACGAAAGGTAATGATACACGAGTCAACCATATAGGTGGGGTACAAAATCAATGTGAAAACAAAAGGTCATTGCCACTCTATACCTGAGCAGGCTGGTATTATCCCTATCATATTCAGTTGCAAAGCAAGACCAATCACGCCTGCTTGCTACACCttgaaaatcaaaattcaTTCCCCGTGTATGCTGTCTGTACATCACCAAGACACAAGTCTTTGAGTGTGTGTACAGCGATGATGGAAACTTGGAAAGCTACCTCAGTATGTAGGCATACCTCTGTCCATTGGATATCATAAAATCAAGATCATTCTCTAATACTTGGTGCCTCAAATTTGCTGGTGACTCTGAAGAGAGAGACATGGGAGAGGAACATCAGATCAAAAACCAGTACAGAAAAACCATAGCTGGAGCAAAGAGTTCATTCTGTGTTGAAATTAGATAAACAACTTTTAGCGGTAATATTGGGGCCACAAGAACTAATCCAACCATGCAATGCAGATAGGCCAGTTGAAATTAGtttgagataaaaaaaattaaaacctaTGCCTACTTGAACCCCCCAAGATTATATGCTTGTTCGCAAACAGACAACAGATTGATTATGATTCGTAAGGCATAATTAAAGTGAGAGTTTGAGACAGAGTACCTAAGATGTTGAACTTGTCTGTTATACTTGAACAAAACCTGTACAGACGCCATAAATTAGCAAGAAGacataacaaaaataaactAGAATAGAGGTAACCAATTACCTCGTTGGTGAAAATGGTTCTTCAAAAGTGAAATCTGACATCCCATACTCTCCATGCATCATATTATCAACAGATCTATGGTTCACAACACTTGGCCTCTTCAGTGATAAATCATGTTCCCATTCATTAAAAGAGTCTTCCTCAAGGAAGCTAGACCTACCTGGTAtggtggtatatatatataaacaagtcattttattttcaaaaataaaaaataaacaagtCATTTTAGCCCATATATGGAAACTTTCTAGAAGAAAATAACAAAAGGTCGAATAGAATGAAGACAGTTACTTTACCATTCCATCTATCTTTGCAGCTgttttcaatttcatcaaacatTCTTCTGCTTCCATAATATGTTTGAAAATTACTATCATGACTATCAAATTGATTGCAATCACTGCAAGTGGAGAATTTGTTCTTTGGATTACTGAATGAATGAATCAAATCCATAGAGAACTCTAAACAACTGCTAGTAAGGGGCATAGAGACATCTTGCATTACTGTGTCCTGCATTAAGAATTACATTAATAAGCTTGTATGTCAGAATTATCATGAAAACAGCAGCAGAAGATTAAACAATTATTGAAGCAGCATTGTGATATTAAATATATCAGATGAGTTGAAGCAGCATGAACCATTCTATATGACAAAATATCCTAACATGATAACATAAAGCCCATTCTAAAAACTTCTTAAGGGAATATGTACTAAAGGATTCTGAATGAGATAAACATATAGTAAGAAAGATACACGCCATATTGAATAACCACCTACAAGTTGATCATGACTCTCACCATTCCAATTTCAATATCATCCAGACGCTTCAAGTTCTTAAATGAGCTCACTTTGCTTGCACCAAGCAATGGCGAGGAGCAATCATAGGAGAAGGTCCTAAAATCATAACAAATCAAGCCATTAGATTTACTTAGAATCTTCTCTCCAAACATAGAGTGCTTACTTTGATACCAAGGTAATAAGCGTAGTTTTAGTATCTAAGTCAAAGCTGACAATAAAATTAGTGAAGACCATTTCATTAAAAACATATACTTTAAAACCGGAGGTGTAGAAATCTGGGTTCCAACTTATCAAACTATTAGTTtttaaaagagagaaagaaatatataataaaagaaaagacaaCAGCTGACATACGATGGTAGAAACAGTTACCTTCCAGCCTGTTTCGGTGAATGGACTGGCGTTTCCATTCCCACTTTTCCCAAACCTATCAGGTAAGAATGAAAGTCAAGAAGTTTATCAATGTTAGAATGAAACGATATTAGATTTCTCTGGACGCCGAAGCCTAACCATATTAGATGTTAAATGTTTGCCAATTGTTTGGCAACCATACTAAGAGTCATCCATTCTATTATTCTCGTTCATAAATAAAGCAGACCAAGCTTTGAAAGCTATAACCTAAGAATGATGTGTGTAATTAAAGACATGCTGATGGGATTAAACCCAATCCTAATCCCACCCCGTTTTCGCCCCCAAGACTTAATCTAATGTCTAGGAAAAATATAGAGTTCCTCCATTTTCTAGCTTATTGATTGCTCATCTTACTTCCAGAAGATCAGAAATAGACTTGAACACTTCCATTTAAAATCAGCTTTCAATCATAAATTGAAGGGGAAACCATAAAATTTGACCACCCCATAGTGAAAAGTAGTTGGTGTTGTAGATATGAGTTAAAAATGAAAGTATAAAAAGCAATTGATGAACTGACAAATTACAATATCATACCTTCAACTGAAAATGCAACATGAGCTTCATGGACTGGACTTCCTTCAACGTAATCATCCTCCAATCCATCATTGCCGAAAAAATCAAGTACACAAGACTCTGAAACTGAAGGGGAACAAGTTTGTAGAGCAAACTTAGTCAGAAGCCGATAAGTAACTATATAAAACAACCCATAATGACGAGGATGAAAGTGACTTTCAATGCTATCCAAATTTCATGACAGCACTCTTTTGGTACAACGGAAACATAAAACTCCAAGAAAATATTCAATAGATTTCTACTTACGCTGCTCGACAGGTGTCTTCAAGTTATGTGGGTTAGAATACATTTCATTGAAAGACTTTCTTTGATTATCAGGAGCAGTAGTGATAGCCCTGGTATGAACAGTATATGTCAGCTTTCCCCAGGAAAGGGTGAAGTCTAGCAGAGCAATCAAACAGACATGATACTCACTCTATTGGAGATGCAACCTCCAAATCAAAGCCTGATTCAGCTCCTGTTTCAACATATAATTAATAAGTTGTAAAAACAGCTTCCAGTTATGTCGTACAAAAGTATAGGGTCAGGTAACAGCAGCTAGGTGCACAGAGCGGAGGATGAGAAGTTAAGAAGATGAAGTTGAAAAGCTTActtgttttgttaaattgagCAGAAGTGGGAGGAGCAGCCTTCTTTGGAGCAATTGTTTGTGGATCCACTAAGTGATCATACTTCACTCTGGAAGCCTTAGCTTTTATGTCTTCCCTTCCTGGTATGATTGTAAAAGTAAGAAATGGaggaaaataattaaaaacaaacagaGATTAAAATAGATTGGTggaaaaattaaatagaaatttACTTAATTTAGACTGATAAGTGATATTTTGATagtataagaaaagaaaatgaaaattcttATTGGTTTATTCAAGTAAATTGAGCAGAAAT encodes:
- the LOC126786532 gene encoding uncharacterized protein LOC126786532 is translated as MSVRVNATDDSLPRSTRKHSKRRHVNSFAEPDYKYHVDITSTEMTQDRSRDFFQQENISHGSGKCRNISKSSLMKPSHHSNTPFQKKSTPDHNWWSEERYMSVDINSGSSSFRQNYYPPAGSKPLSRDPFIAFDSPDLDATSSQHCEPVTSSPSGSFISQRFAFHDSPPVTSNIGFGPRKSDLLACSHDQTPSPDFSAQESFSKAEEGKSKFQPKENSRQEQENAILKNLFKVSEDAASALQSKDKNSVCSNARDEDSGLEESIKATYMPDHAEEASSFLKSPDKVQNTVDEKVESHHSGIPLPCQSRNKEMEDSEPQEIKREIKRQSEFANSSSQVMMLQSYVLQFLCVQKVLKDAAAQSNMKNT
- the LOC126786528 gene encoding uncharacterized protein LOC126786528 isoform X1, whose product is MVNLVCSWESQSRKSTLNRQKQYFEQRRRQQQHQQQTNGIESYAYTQPAEKHDKEHQSLDILSLLNLSKVSQGQKSACANGREDIKAKASRVKYDHLVDPQTIAPKKAAPPTSAQFNKTRAESGFDLEVASPIEAITTAPDNQRKSFNEMYSNPHNLKTPVEQLSESCVLDFFGNDGLEDDYVEGSPVHEAHVAFSVEGLGKVGMETPVHSPKQAGRTFSYDCSSPLLGASKVSSFKNLKRLDDIEIGMDTVMQDVSMPLTSSCLEFSMDLIHSFSNPKNKFSTCSDCNQFDSHDSNFQTYYGSRRMFDEIENSCKDRWNGRSSFLEEDSFNEWEHDLSLKRPSVVNHRSVDNMMHGEYGMSDFTFEEPFSPTRFCSSITDKFNILESPANLRHQVLENDLDFMISNGQRQHTRGMNFDFQGVASRRDWSCFATEYDRDNTSLLRYRVAMTFCFHIDFVPHLYG
- the LOC126786528 gene encoding uncharacterized protein LOC126786528 isoform X2, with protein sequence MVNLVCSWESQSRKSTLNRQKQYFEQRRRQQQHQQQTNGIESYAYTQPAEKHDKEHQSLDILSLLNLSKVSQGQKSACANGREDIKAKASRVKYDHLVDPQTIAPKKAAPPTSAQFNKTRAESGFDLEVASPIEAITTAPDNQRKSFNEMYSNPHNLKTPVEQQSCVLDFFGNDGLEDDYVEGSPVHEAHVAFSVEGLGKVGMETPVHSPKQAGRTFSYDCSSPLLGASKVSSFKNLKRLDDIEIGMDTVMQDVSMPLTSSCLEFSMDLIHSFSNPKNKFSTCSDCNQFDSHDSNFQTYYGSRRMFDEIENSCKDRWNGRSSFLEEDSFNEWEHDLSLKRPSVVNHRSVDNMMHGEYGMSDFTFEEPFSPTRFCSSITDKFNILESPANLRHQVLENDLDFMISNGQRQHTRGMNFDFQGVASRRDWSCFATEYDRDNTSLLRYRVAMTFCFHIDFVPHLYG
- the LOC126786540 gene encoding two-component response regulator ARR17-like yields the protein MSAVTMGLNSDEKPHVLAVDDSVLDRKIIERLLTNSSCKVTTAENAHGALELLGLADGQQNFSNTVSGVNMIITDYCMPGMTGYELLKKIKESPTAKEIPVVVVSSENVQTRIEKCLEEGAEEFLLKPLRQSDVKRLKGHLAKDGSPADEEMFCVGR